Proteins from a genomic interval of Candidatus Dormiibacterota bacterium:
- a CDS encoding polysaccharide deacetylase family protein, giving the protein MRFFALLAFVAALALGGWHLLVRSSDELRPTLVTPSMNVHNEFSSDLGARLYRVTHQPTLAAGKDAYPKLIALTFDDGPYPIFTPLLLHQLHALHVPATFFLIGRDAQQWPELAHRIEADGNEVADHTYSHPDLDKESDRQVQEEVLRGRDVLWSLTHDPSVRTLMRPPHGRYTTATLHAVQSLGYQVVLWTDDGGDWKTLTPRQIETHMAKYATAPEIVLLHSGKLATIQAMPEVVARFRRAGYQFVTVGELLRRVNAQEINRPERRSL; this is encoded by the coding sequence ATGCGATTCTTTGCACTTCTCGCGTTCGTCGCGGCCCTCGCGCTGGGCGGCTGGCATCTGCTGGTTCGTAGCAGCGACGAGTTGCGACCCACCCTGGTCACTCCGTCGATGAACGTCCATAACGAATTCTCGAGCGATCTGGGCGCGCGGCTGTACCGGGTAACCCATCAACCAACGCTGGCGGCCGGAAAGGACGCCTATCCGAAGTTGATCGCATTGACGTTCGACGACGGACCGTATCCGATTTTCACGCCGCTGCTGTTGCATCAGTTGCATGCATTGCACGTCCCGGCGACATTTTTCCTGATCGGGCGCGATGCTCAGCAATGGCCCGAGCTCGCGCACCGGATCGAGGCCGATGGTAACGAGGTCGCCGACCACACCTATTCGCACCCGGACCTCGACAAAGAATCGGATCGGCAAGTACAGGAAGAGGTGCTCCGGGGCCGTGACGTGCTGTGGTCCCTGACCCACGATCCCTCCGTTCGCACGCTCATGCGCCCTCCCCACGGACGCTATACCACCGCCACCCTGCACGCCGTCCAATCGCTCGGCTACCAGGTCGTGTTGTGGACCGACGACGGCGGCGACTGGAAAACGCTTACCCCCAGGCAAATCGAGACGCACATGGCCAAATACGCGACCGCGCCCGAAATCGTCCTCTTGCATAGCGGGAAGCTTGCGACGATCCAGGCGATGCCCGAAGTAGTCGCTCGCTTTCGGCGGGCAGGGTACCAGTTCGTGACCGTCGGAGAGCTGCTCCGCCGCGTGAACGCCCAGGAAATCAACCGGCCCGAACGCCGCTCCCTTTAA
- a CDS encoding GAF domain-containing sensor histidine kinase codes for MLVFDDEGQTSLTDPLEARGFALRDGSAELRRLFLHALARFDEGGASLVSREQQRAFVGVTSTLGRADALFVPLVAGSQTIGVVVAMPDEPASAEVRAELISLCAVIARLLERDRALVKARRQSRDSQLLAMVNERLHKSLDRRDVLFGIVDGVRAAFDADRCIVYERLANADRAVIAASAVHDGAAAPPRAPIELDADLRKVFGGLTVRREDIDASGPFGAGTKSAIAVPFVVDGQVEDALVLAFDRPRGFEDADVTALRSLAFHVGLALSNARLYERERARRSQAETLERVVRILRDTQYVDEVLLVFAVTVSHELPVDCAAYAIDGASLVRRALRMREQRSREPAASVERALLEPFLAVEEPSSESLVPRAARSALFDDRSGVVVPLRIDGTLWGMFVVRAAEGEIDWPHEERATFFRTLGSHLEIALANAHAYERELRRAQERETLAEAARSILSHTSISPLADVMCRLAANLVGAERACVLRWASTSYECVGYYGAEVPSLIEASGFDVAHRAERLSGLGSDDRRVQRLIDGPGYVVIPLARSAAPDRAVDTIDAFLLLGRENRGRFGRDELRLLQEFGALLALALRNLELYEAMSFANRALQESSEFKDDLLAMLAHDFKGPLTVILGYCELLLEAEDEGREEIETIFSQTRRLVRLSDDALVLAQTQSEGFSLARTTLELGSFVADCARAAAPNNERVVVEVPSEPIPVELDPQRFRHVVDNLLQNALKYSEGTVRVRVRRAADRALIEVSDEGIGIPSEELATLFTRFGRASNARRQGIAGSGIGLYVARKIVEAHKGAIVVQSKENQGSTFIVSLPIVS; via the coding sequence GTGTTGGTCTTCGACGACGAAGGCCAAACCAGCCTCACCGATCCTTTGGAGGCGCGGGGTTTTGCGCTGCGCGACGGCTCCGCCGAACTGCGCCGGCTCTTTCTGCACGCGCTCGCGCGCTTCGACGAGGGTGGCGCTTCTCTGGTATCCAGAGAGCAGCAGCGCGCGTTCGTCGGCGTCACGAGTACGCTTGGGAGGGCCGACGCGCTGTTCGTGCCGCTGGTAGCCGGTTCGCAGACCATCGGGGTCGTCGTCGCGATGCCGGACGAGCCTGCGTCGGCGGAAGTTCGGGCAGAACTCATTTCGCTCTGCGCGGTGATCGCGCGCCTCCTCGAGCGCGATCGGGCACTGGTGAAGGCACGCCGTCAGTCGCGCGACAGTCAACTGCTGGCGATGGTCAACGAGCGCTTGCACAAATCGCTGGATCGGCGCGACGTCCTCTTCGGTATCGTCGACGGCGTACGCGCGGCATTCGACGCCGATCGCTGCATCGTTTACGAACGGCTGGCCAACGCGGATCGGGCGGTGATCGCCGCTTCCGCGGTGCACGACGGCGCCGCCGCCCCGCCCCGGGCCCCGATCGAGTTGGATGCGGACTTGCGCAAAGTCTTCGGCGGCCTCACCGTTCGCCGCGAGGACATCGATGCGAGCGGACCCTTTGGTGCGGGGACCAAGAGTGCGATCGCCGTCCCGTTCGTCGTCGACGGGCAGGTGGAAGACGCGCTGGTGCTCGCGTTCGATCGGCCGCGCGGCTTCGAAGATGCGGATGTGACGGCGCTGCGGTCGCTGGCATTTCACGTGGGCCTCGCGCTCTCGAACGCGCGTTTGTACGAACGGGAACGGGCACGGCGTTCGCAAGCGGAGACGCTCGAGCGGGTGGTGCGTATCCTGCGCGATACGCAGTACGTCGACGAAGTATTATTGGTCTTTGCGGTTACGGTATCGCACGAATTGCCCGTCGATTGCGCGGCATACGCGATCGACGGTGCGTCGCTCGTGCGCCGCGCTCTGCGGATGCGCGAGCAGCGCAGCCGAGAACCGGCGGCATCGGTCGAACGCGCGCTATTGGAGCCGTTTCTTGCGGTAGAGGAGCCGTCGAGCGAATCTTTGGTGCCGCGCGCGGCTCGCTCGGCACTTTTCGACGATCGCAGCGGCGTCGTCGTTCCGTTGCGCATCGACGGCACGCTGTGGGGAATGTTCGTGGTGCGGGCCGCGGAGGGCGAAATCGATTGGCCGCACGAAGAACGCGCGACGTTTTTCCGTACGCTGGGTTCTCATCTTGAGATCGCGCTCGCGAACGCGCATGCATACGAACGCGAGTTGCGGCGAGCGCAAGAGCGGGAAACCCTGGCCGAAGCCGCGCGCTCGATTCTGAGCCACACCTCGATCTCACCGTTGGCCGACGTCATGTGCCGCTTGGCCGCGAACCTGGTTGGGGCGGAACGTGCGTGTGTCTTGCGCTGGGCCAGCACCTCGTATGAGTGCGTCGGCTACTACGGCGCCGAGGTGCCTTCGTTGATCGAGGCTAGCGGGTTCGATGTCGCCCATCGCGCCGAACGTCTCTCGGGGCTTGGGAGCGACGACCGGCGGGTCCAGCGCTTGATCGACGGGCCCGGTTACGTCGTGATCCCGCTCGCGCGATCGGCGGCGCCGGATCGCGCCGTCGATACCATCGATGCGTTCTTGCTGCTCGGACGCGAGAATCGCGGGCGATTTGGTCGGGACGAGCTGCGATTGTTGCAAGAGTTCGGGGCGTTGCTGGCCCTGGCTTTGCGAAACCTGGAACTGTACGAGGCGATGAGTTTCGCCAATCGTGCGCTCCAAGAGTCGAGCGAATTTAAAGACGATCTGCTCGCAATGTTGGCCCACGATTTCAAGGGCCCGCTGACGGTGATTCTTGGATACTGCGAACTGTTGCTGGAAGCCGAGGACGAAGGGCGCGAGGAAATCGAGACGATCTTTTCGCAGACTCGCCGGCTGGTGCGACTTTCGGACGACGCGCTCGTTTTGGCGCAGACGCAATCCGAGGGCTTTTCGCTCGCTCGGACGACGCTGGAGCTCGGATCGTTCGTCGCGGACTGCGCGCGGGCCGCGGCACCCAACAACGAGCGCGTGGTCGTAGAGGTTCCGTCCGAACCGATTCCGGTGGAGCTGGATCCTCAAAGGTTCCGGCACGTGGTCGATAACCTGCTTCAGAACGCGCTGAAATACTCCGAAGGCACCGTGCGTGTGCGGGTCCGTCGAGCGGCCGATCGGGCGCTCATCGAGGTGAGCGACGAGGGGATCGGTATTCCGAGCGAGGAGTTGGCAACGCTCTTCACTCGATTCGGCCGAGCAAGCAACGCCAGACGCCAGGGGATCGCCGGGTCCGGAATAGGCCTCTACGTTGCGCGCAAGATCGTCGAGGCCCACAAGGGGGCGATCGTCGTACAGAGCAAGGAAAACCAGGGCAGCACCTTTATCGTTAGCCTTCCCATAGTCTCCTAA
- the secA gene encoding preprotein translocase subunit SecA produces MAFLKALFDGNEREVSRLRRTVDKVNALESATQALSDEALRAKTIEFRERLQAGETLDDLLPETFAVVREAGKRVLGMRHFDVQIMGGQVLYEGRIAEMKTGEGKTLVATLPVYARALEGRGVHVVTVNDYLARRDAEWMGPLYEFLGLTVGIIQHGLEPIERRAQYACDVTYVTNNEVGFDYLRDNMAWQVEDLVQRELYFALIDEVDSILVDEARTPLIISGPSQESTELYGKFAQIIPRLKKGEDYTVDEKAHAVPIAEPGVAKVEKMLGIQNLYDQRNIELAHQLNAALKAWNLFHRDQQYIVKDDEVVIVDEFTGRLMYGRRYSDGIHQAIEAKEGIKVRGEDQTLATITFQNLFRLYDHLAGMTGTAKTEEREFRDIYALDVVIIPTNQPMARKDSTDIVFKSEKAKFEAVVNEILEEHGKGRPVLVGTRSIEKSELLASMLRRRGVECNVLNAKYHEQEAEIIKDAGQPSQVTIATNMAGRGTDIKLGEGVAANGGLHIIGTERHESRRIDNQLRGRAGRQGDPGSTRFYISLEDEVMRLFGGDRMNAIMERVGFTDEQPIESGLVTKSIERAQSKVENHNYEMRKHVLEYDDVMNKQREIIYADRRAILEGTFDGRTFLLQSLAAKVDEAVEHNAPENAHPSEWDYDEMLNELELIFPIKQELSPDDLRGKDKEEIRALLQEKALAAYEAKEAEVTPEIMRVVESRYLMLPIIDRQWVDHLYVMDHLKTGIGLRGYGQKDPRVEYEKEAYEIFESLKNNIADEAVKGIFRVVIEHGPPPDQQSPMQQFETIPDGAMLPQAAPNGRLSPDQAEQLLGPIPGSQRRPAQLHTNKDDESPAAPVHRNEPKVGRNDICPCGSGKKYKKCHGSGVA; encoded by the coding sequence ATGGCATTCCTGAAAGCGCTGTTTGACGGCAACGAGCGAGAAGTCTCGCGATTGCGGCGCACCGTCGATAAGGTCAACGCGTTAGAATCGGCGACGCAAGCGCTCTCCGACGAAGCGCTCCGCGCAAAAACGATCGAGTTTCGCGAACGCCTGCAAGCAGGCGAAACGCTGGACGATCTCCTGCCCGAAACGTTCGCCGTCGTCCGCGAGGCCGGCAAGCGCGTTCTAGGGATGCGCCATTTCGACGTCCAGATCATGGGCGGCCAGGTGCTGTACGAAGGCCGCATCGCGGAGATGAAGACCGGCGAAGGCAAGACGCTCGTCGCGACGCTTCCCGTATATGCCCGCGCCCTCGAGGGCCGCGGCGTCCACGTGGTCACCGTCAACGACTACCTTGCGCGTCGCGATGCCGAATGGATGGGGCCGCTTTACGAGTTCTTAGGACTGACCGTCGGCATCATCCAACACGGGCTCGAACCCATCGAGCGCCGCGCGCAGTATGCGTGTGACGTCACCTACGTTACCAATAACGAGGTTGGGTTCGATTACCTACGCGATAACATGGCGTGGCAGGTAGAAGATTTGGTTCAGCGCGAGTTGTATTTCGCGCTGATCGACGAAGTCGATTCGATCCTCGTCGATGAGGCGCGCACCCCGCTGATCATCAGCGGCCCGTCGCAAGAATCGACCGAACTCTACGGAAAGTTCGCGCAGATCATCCCGCGTTTAAAAAAAGGCGAAGACTACACGGTCGACGAGAAGGCACACGCCGTGCCGATCGCCGAACCCGGCGTCGCAAAAGTCGAGAAGATGCTCGGCATTCAAAATCTGTACGATCAGCGCAACATCGAGCTCGCGCATCAACTCAATGCGGCGCTCAAAGCCTGGAATCTATTCCATCGCGACCAGCAATACATCGTCAAAGACGACGAAGTAGTCATCGTCGATGAATTTACGGGACGCCTGATGTACGGTCGCCGTTATTCCGACGGCATCCATCAAGCAATCGAGGCCAAAGAAGGCATCAAAGTTCGTGGCGAGGACCAGACGCTCGCGACGATCACGTTCCAAAATTTGTTCCGCCTCTACGACCATCTGGCCGGTATGACCGGCACCGCAAAAACCGAAGAACGCGAGTTTCGCGATATCTACGCCTTGGACGTCGTCATCATTCCGACGAACCAACCGATGGCGCGTAAAGATAGTACGGACATCGTCTTCAAATCCGAAAAAGCGAAGTTCGAGGCCGTCGTCAACGAAATTCTCGAGGAGCACGGCAAAGGCCGCCCCGTCCTGGTGGGCACGCGCTCGATCGAGAAGAGCGAGTTGTTGGCTTCGATGCTGCGTCGTCGCGGCGTCGAATGCAACGTGCTCAACGCAAAATATCACGAACAAGAAGCGGAGATCATCAAGGATGCGGGCCAGCCCTCGCAGGTGACGATCGCTACCAACATGGCCGGGCGCGGTACCGATATCAAACTCGGCGAAGGCGTGGCCGCGAACGGCGGCCTGCATATCATCGGGACGGAGCGCCACGAGTCGCGGCGTATCGACAACCAGTTGCGTGGCCGCGCCGGGCGCCAAGGCGACCCCGGTTCCACACGCTTCTACATCTCGCTCGAAGACGAAGTGATGCGTCTGTTCGGCGGCGATCGCATGAACGCGATCATGGAGCGCGTCGGCTTTACCGACGAGCAGCCGATCGAATCGGGCCTAGTGACCAAGTCGATCGAACGCGCGCAGAGCAAGGTTGAAAACCACAACTACGAGATGCGAAAGCACGTCCTCGAATACGACGACGTGATGAACAAGCAGCGCGAGATCATCTACGCCGATCGCCGCGCGATTCTAGAGGGAACCTTCGACGGGCGCACCTTTTTGCTCCAATCTCTCGCGGCCAAAGTCGACGAGGCGGTCGAGCACAACGCGCCGGAAAATGCCCACCCGAGCGAGTGGGATTACGACGAGATGCTCAACGAACTCGAACTGATTTTCCCCATCAAGCAAGAGTTGAGCCCGGACGATCTGCGCGGTAAAGATAAAGAAGAGATCCGCGCCCTTCTGCAAGAGAAAGCACTCGCGGCATACGAAGCCAAAGAAGCAGAAGTGACGCCCGAGATCATGCGCGTGGTGGAATCGCGCTACTTGATGCTGCCGATCATCGATCGGCAGTGGGTCGATCACCTCTACGTGATGGATCATCTCAAAACCGGCATCGGCTTACGCGGTTACGGCCAGAAAGATCCCCGGGTCGAGTACGAAAAGGAAGCGTACGAAATCTTCGAGTCGCTCAAGAACAACATCGCGGACGAAGCCGTCAAGGGGATATTCCGCGTCGTGATCGAGCACGGGCCGCCGCCCGATCAGCAATCGCCGATGCAGCAGTTCGAGACGATTCCCGATGGAGCGATGCTGCCGCAGGCCGCTCCGAACGGCCGGCTCTCGCCGGATCAGGCGGAACAACTGCTCGGCCCAATCCCCGGCTCGCAACGCCGCCCCGCGCAACTGCACACCAATAAGGACGACGAATCGCCGGCGGCACCGGTGCATCGTAACGAACCCAAAGTGGGGCGCAACGACATCTGCCCATGCGGCAGCGGGAAGAAATACAAGAAATGCCACGGCAGCGGGGTCGCATAG
- the prfB gene encoding peptide chain release factor 2 (programmed frameshift) — protein sequence MSDSQMTTITRLHDRLATLKERLDYAAKTREIAELDERTRADGFWNDTERAQTAMKLLADLKEEVARIDGAASSLADAREMLELFDADPAAEREIDANLDGVQAAIEALEMAANFDGEFDTHNAIVSIFAGAGGVDAADWTQMLLRMYLRWAETKGFRTQIVEQSEAEEAGLKSVTFFLRGRNAYGMLESERGVHRLVRLSPFDAAHRRHTSFAAVDIVPEIEAGEKSDIEIKPDDLRFETFKSGGAGGQHVNKTESAVRIVHIPTGIVVASQQERSQAQNREVAMTILRAKLVLRAAEERDAKMNELRGERQANEWGSQIRSYVLQPYQLVKDHRTNVDVGDAQRVLDGDIDPFIWPYLQQRRTPAKA from the exons ATGAGCGATTCTCAGATGACCACGATCACCCGTCTGCACGACCGTCTCGCGACCCTCAAGGAGCGTCTT GACTACGCTGCCAAGACGCGTGAGATAGCCGAACTCGACGAGCGTACCCGTGCCGACGGTTTCTGGAACGACACCGAACGGGCGCAGACGGCGATGAAACTTCTGGCCGACCTCAAAGAGGAGGTCGCGCGTATCGACGGCGCCGCGAGCTCGCTTGCGGACGCGCGAGAGATGCTCGAACTTTTCGACGCCGATCCCGCGGCCGAGCGGGAGATCGATGCCAACCTCGACGGCGTTCAAGCTGCGATCGAAGCATTGGAGATGGCGGCCAATTTCGACGGCGAATTCGACACGCACAACGCCATTGTGAGCATCTTCGCGGGCGCCGGCGGCGTCGATGCCGCCGACTGGACGCAGATGCTGCTGCGCATGTATCTTCGCTGGGCCGAAACCAAGGGGTTTCGCACCCAAATCGTCGAGCAGTCAGAGGCGGAAGAGGCCGGCCTCAAATCGGTGACGTTTTTCTTGCGCGGCCGCAATGCCTACGGAATGCTCGAAAGCGAGCGCGGCGTCCATCGTTTGGTGCGCCTCTCGCCCTTCGATGCCGCGCATCGTCGCCACACGTCGTTCGCCGCGGTCGATATCGTCCCCGAAATCGAAGCCGGCGAGAAGAGCGATATCGAGATCAAACCCGACGATTTGCGTTTCGAAACGTTCAAGTCCGGCGGCGCCGGCGGCCAGCACGTCAACAAGACCGAATCCGCCGTGCGCATCGTGCATATCCCCACGGGTATCGTGGTGGCATCGCAACAAGAGCGCTCGCAAGCGCAAAACCGCGAGGTCGCGATGACGATTCTGCGCGCCAAGCTCGTCTTGCGGGCGGCCGAAGAACGCGACGCAAAGATGAACGAGCTGCGTGGAGAGCGGCAAGCCAACGAATGGGGATCGCAGATTCGCTCGTACGTGCTACAGCCGTATCAATTAGTGAAAGATCACCGCACGAACGTTGACGTCGGAGACGCACAGCGCGTGTTGGACGGCGATATCGACCCGTTTATTTGGCCGTACTTGCAGCAGCGCCGTACGCCGGCGAAGGCATAA
- a CDS encoding DUF2079 domain-containing protein, with product MRDRVVWGLTALYAVLFTALGVVRYSAHRNFVDFGIFAQTAASAFGCFCNAVEGSHYAFHFSPMLYIVGAVIALVRSPIALIALQAIAGALVIPPIAGIVARHGDRRLSRLTAAVVFLYPALGGAIFTDFHENGFAPAAVAWMLWAFDGGYLVATAFAAAIVLCVKEDQALFLAAAGGIGAWRYRGSTAGRYALGIGVAALAVFGLFFLAIQPHAAANPQWAPTRFYAWTAADVRALVPLGVLERLGFFALAFGPLLFLPFRSCMMWLAAAPLAEVLLSRMSTTFTLGTHYAGAWIGYVLVAFAFAVGGLGAPRARKYLWWCIAICVLEYAVANPLHPGLNLHPPAPRDAALERVLRGLPPDISIATQEEAYTHLALRDPYARPLPDDPARITHACFVLLDRDYPDSPRLVEYGSRVDALVRSGVYATVLHRGGIELYRRRGACR from the coding sequence GTGAGGGATCGGGTCGTCTGGGGCCTTACCGCGCTTTATGCGGTGCTCTTTACGGCCCTCGGCGTCGTGCGGTACTCGGCGCATCGCAATTTCGTCGATTTTGGAATCTTCGCGCAGACGGCGGCGAGCGCGTTCGGGTGCTTTTGCAATGCGGTCGAGGGCAGCCATTACGCGTTCCATTTCTCGCCGATGCTCTATATCGTGGGAGCTGTCATAGCGCTCGTTCGATCGCCGATCGCGCTGATCGCGCTTCAGGCGATTGCCGGAGCGCTCGTGATACCGCCGATTGCCGGGATCGTGGCGCGGCACGGCGACCGGAGGCTCTCTCGATTGACGGCTGCGGTCGTCTTTCTCTATCCGGCGCTCGGCGGCGCGATCTTCACGGATTTTCACGAAAACGGATTCGCACCCGCGGCGGTTGCGTGGATGCTCTGGGCGTTCGACGGCGGATACTTGGTCGCAACCGCGTTCGCGGCGGCGATCGTGTTGTGCGTGAAAGAAGATCAAGCACTCTTCTTGGCCGCCGCCGGCGGCATCGGCGCCTGGCGCTATCGCGGCAGTACCGCCGGTCGTTACGCACTGGGGATCGGCGTTGCAGCGCTTGCGGTATTCGGTCTCTTTTTTCTGGCGATCCAACCGCATGCCGCGGCGAATCCTCAATGGGCCCCGACGCGCTTCTACGCTTGGACTGCCGCCGATGTCCGCGCGCTCGTTCCGCTCGGAGTGTTGGAGCGACTGGGATTCTTCGCGTTGGCGTTTGGGCCGCTGCTCTTTCTGCCGTTTCGCTCGTGCATGATGTGGCTGGCCGCCGCCCCGCTGGCGGAGGTACTGCTCTCGAGAATGTCGACCACATTCACGCTGGGCACGCACTACGCCGGCGCGTGGATCGGTTACGTTCTGGTAGCGTTTGCGTTCGCGGTCGGCGGCCTTGGGGCACCGCGGGCACGCAAATATCTCTGGTGGTGCATCGCAATCTGCGTGCTGGAATACGCCGTGGCGAATCCGCTTCATCCGGGCCTGAATCTTCACCCGCCCGCTCCCCGAGATGCAGCGCTAGAACGCGTGCTGCGCGGCCTGCCGCCGGATATCAGCATCGCAACACAAGAAGAAGCCTACACGCATCTCGCGTTGCGCGACCCCTATGCGCGCCCGCTCCCCGACGATCCGGCGCGGATCACGCACGCATGCTTCGTCTTGCTCGATCGCGACTATCCGGATTCGCCGCGGCTGGTCGAATACGGATCGAGGGTCGATGCGCTGGTTCGCTCCGGCGTCTACGCGACGGTGTTGCACCGTGGCGGAATCGAATTGTACCGCCGCCGCGGCGCGTGCCGCTAA
- a CDS encoding heavy metal-binding domain-containing protein — MIAREAVSTFDDLEGYRIVRTFGYVSGIAARPRNRLRATFRSLGMLIGMSPGEFLSDAEHLRSEAMDGIYKRADALGANAVVGLQFYVSEDGDGSCKVVAFGQAVFVEAIGEGE; from the coding sequence GTGATCGCACGTGAAGCCGTTTCGACCTTCGACGATCTCGAAGGGTATCGCATCGTGCGGACCTTCGGGTACGTCTCCGGTATCGCCGCGCGGCCGCGCAATCGGCTGCGGGCCACCTTTCGCAGCTTGGGCATGCTGATCGGCATGTCGCCGGGCGAATTCTTGAGCGATGCCGAGCATCTGCGCTCTGAGGCGATGGACGGCATCTACAAGCGCGCGGACGCGCTCGGAGCCAACGCGGTCGTCGGTTTGCAGTTCTACGTCTCGGAGGACGGCGACGGGTCGTGTAAGGTCGTCGCCTTCGGGCAGGCCGTGTTCGTCGAAGCGATCGGCGAGGGCGAGTAG
- a CDS encoding uracil-DNA glycosylase, with protein sequence MSLEERARRSRLLAAAAAKTAACRLCAIGSERRNNVYGEGDPCARLMIVGEGPGETEDLFGRPFVGRAGQLLERMLGAIDLAREDVYICNTVKCRPTSPSPRGPKNRAPEPGEMANCRPYLDEQIDIIRPSAILALGAPAAKSFLGREFAIGKMRGIWYEGPLGIPLIATYHPAYLLRQTGGELEGVKRLVWSDLKAVRTKLAELREPAPPGPPEQVGLF encoded by the coding sequence GTGTCGCTGGAAGAGCGGGCCCGCCGTTCGAGGCTCCTGGCCGCCGCGGCAGCGAAGACGGCGGCCTGCCGGCTCTGCGCGATCGGTTCGGAGCGCCGCAATAATGTTTACGGAGAGGGCGATCCGTGCGCGCGGCTGATGATCGTCGGTGAAGGCCCCGGGGAGACGGAGGACCTGTTCGGCCGGCCGTTCGTCGGGCGCGCCGGGCAATTGCTCGAACGGATGCTGGGCGCGATCGATCTCGCGCGTGAGGACGTGTACATCTGCAATACGGTCAAGTGCCGCCCCACTTCACCGAGCCCGCGCGGGCCGAAGAATCGCGCCCCAGAACCCGGCGAGATGGCCAACTGCCGCCCCTACCTCGACGAGCAGATCGATATCATTCGGCCGAGCGCGATCTTGGCGCTTGGAGCGCCGGCCGCCAAGAGCTTTCTCGGGCGCGAGTTCGCGATCGGCAAGATGCGGGGCATCTGGTACGAGGGGCCACTGGGCATCCCGTTGATCGCCACCTATCATCCGGCCTATCTCTTGCGCCAGACCGGCGGCGAACTCGAAGGCGTCAAGCGCCTGGTTTGGTCGGATCTGAAGGCGGTGCGGACGAAGCTCGCCGAGCTGAGGGAGCCTGCGCCCCCGGGGCCACCCGAACAAGTCGGACTCTTTTAG
- the rlmN gene encoding 23S rRNA (adenine(2503)-C(2))-methyltransferase RlmN: MIRDAQTTWFNDNARRIGFADVDEFALAFALKPYRLKQIYRAATKEWLENVEAVTTLPKELRAGLTERGLSFSSVEPIVVQRSHDAKTTKGLFRLRDGNEVEAVLMEHKGDRTTVCISSQAGCAFACAFCSTGQAGFTRNLEATEIFDQARFFARDLATRGKKITNIVFMGMGEPFHNYDAVMSAVALLNDAHGFGLGHRHITISTVGLVDRIDQFAQEGLQVNLAISLHAPNDEVRNTFMPVNRRYNTEQLLAACERYVATTRRKVFFEYVMLAGVNDTDECAHQLAELMRGKLYHVNLIPYNATPDGPFAGTADDAIWKFAAILDAAGVPTTVRHNMGRDIAAACGQLRAETQPKAHKVSA; this comes from the coding sequence GTGATACGCGACGCCCAAACCACCTGGTTCAACGATAACGCCCGCCGCATCGGCTTTGCCGATGTGGACGAGTTCGCGCTGGCGTTTGCCTTGAAGCCCTACCGGCTCAAGCAGATCTACCGCGCCGCGACCAAAGAGTGGCTTGAAAACGTGGAGGCGGTAACCACGCTTCCCAAAGAGCTGCGGGCCGGGCTGACCGAACGAGGGCTTTCGTTTTCATCGGTCGAGCCGATCGTGGTGCAGCGCTCGCACGATGCGAAGACGACCAAGGGCCTGTTTCGTCTGCGCGACGGCAACGAAGTCGAAGCGGTGCTGATGGAACACAAAGGCGATCGCACGACCGTGTGCATCTCGTCGCAGGCGGGCTGCGCGTTCGCGTGCGCGTTTTGTTCGACCGGACAAGCCGGCTTCACGCGAAACCTCGAAGCGACGGAAATTTTCGATCAAGCGCGCTTCTTTGCTCGCGATCTCGCGACGCGCGGCAAGAAGATCACCAATATCGTGTTCATGGGGATGGGCGAGCCGTTTCATAACTACGATGCGGTGATGAGCGCCGTCGCATTGCTCAACGACGCGCACGGCTTCGGGCTGGGGCATCGCCACATCACGATTTCAACCGTCGGATTGGTCGATCGCATCGATCAATTCGCGCAGGAGGGGTTGCAGGTGAATCTCGCGATCTCGCTCCACGCCCCGAACGACGAAGTACGCAACACGTTCATGCCGGTGAATCGCCGCTACAATACCGAGCAACTGCTTGCAGCCTGCGAGCGATACGTGGCGACGACCCGTCGCAAGGTGTTTTTCGAATACGTCATGCTCGCCGGCGTGAACGACACCGACGAGTGCGCGCATCAGCTCGCCGAGCTGATGCGCGGCAAGCTGTACCACGTCAATCTCATCCCGTATAACGCCACCCCGGACGGCCCGTTCGCGGGAACGGCAGACGACGCCATTTGGAAATTCGCGGCCATTTTGGATGCGGCGGGGGTGCCGACCACGGTCCGCCACAACATGGGTCGCGATATCGCCGCAGCTTGCGGCCAGCTCAGGGCGGAGACGCAGCCGAAGGCGCACAAAGTGAGCGCATAG